One window of the Candidatus Methylomirabilota bacterium genome contains the following:
- the rodA gene encoding rod shape-determining protein RodA — protein MYLDRRILTNFDWRMAGITLILIAVGILTIWSGNLGSSSSYRQALYIRQILWGALGLCGLVAAAFVNYRLLARFAYPIFGLLLGLLLVVEVTGAVGFGAQRWIRVGFLTVQPSEFMKLALIIFLARYFEDRKEHLGKPRLMATPAMVALVPIFFVLRQPDLGTAALLGLLTLSMLFLVGLRLKHLLFLVFAGAALTPLLWSMLKGYQQQRIWAFLFPSLDPLGAGYHVMQSKIAVGSGELLGKGLKAASQSQLNFLPASHTDFIFAVLAEQWGFVGCLVILLLCYFLITRGLEIASEAKDVFGALMAFGIMAMVMLQLLVNAGMVLGIMPVVGVPFPLLSYGGSSLLVVCLGVGLVINVRIRRFVY, from the coding sequence ATGTACCTCGATCGTCGGATACTTACAAACTTTGACTGGCGAATGGCTGGTATCACCCTGATTCTCATCGCTGTCGGAATTCTCACTATCTGGAGTGGAAACCTGGGATCCTCCTCTTCTTACAGGCAGGCCCTATATATCCGTCAGATCCTCTGGGGCGCTCTGGGGCTCTGTGGTCTGGTGGCGGCAGCATTCGTCAACTATCGACTCCTGGCACGCTTTGCCTATCCAATTTTTGGGCTTTTGCTCGGCCTCCTCCTCGTGGTCGAGGTGACAGGGGCGGTGGGTTTCGGCGCCCAACGGTGGATCCGAGTCGGGTTCCTGACAGTGCAGCCCTCAGAATTCATGAAGCTTGCCTTGATCATCTTCTTGGCACGCTACTTCGAGGATCGCAAAGAGCACCTGGGTAAGCCACGCCTTATGGCGACCCCTGCGATGGTCGCCCTGGTCCCCATCTTCTTTGTGTTGAGACAGCCGGATCTGGGCACTGCGGCCCTGCTCGGACTGCTCACCCTCTCAATGCTCTTTCTGGTAGGGCTTCGATTGAAGCACCTTCTCTTCCTCGTTTTCGCTGGTGCTGCCCTGACTCCCCTCCTCTGGTCCATGCTGAAGGGGTATCAACAACAGCGGATATGGGCCTTTCTCTTCCCATCGCTCGATCCGCTTGGCGCAGGGTATCACGTTATGCAATCGAAGATCGCCGTAGGGTCGGGAGAGCTCTTGGGGAAGGGGCTGAAGGCGGCTAGTCAGAGCCAGCTCAACTTTCTCCCGGCGAGCCACACCGACTTTATCTTCGCGGTGCTCGCCGAGCAGTGGGGATTCGTTGGTTGCCTCGTCATCTTGCTCCTCTGCTATTTCCTCATCACGCGAGGGCTCGAGATCGCCAGTGAAGCCAAGGATGTGTTCGGGGCCTTGATGGCCTTTGGCATCATGGCTATGGTTATGCTCCAGTTGCTGGTCAATGCTGGGATGGTGTTGGGGATCATGCCGGTGGTGGGTGTCCCGTTTCCCTTGTTAAGCTACGGTGGGTCCTCCCTCCTGGTCGTCTGCCTCGGCGTCGGATTAGTCATTAACGTCCGCATCCGCCGATTCGTGTACTAG
- a CDS encoding YdcF family protein → MEGLESQSRMDWARISRLVGLAGVALFLTAAFTPLPNILIRWLGTPARLESAEAIVVLGAGVEPDGVLGDTSMRRALEGMVLHRKGLAPLLLLSGPGRGEGPAEAEVREELARALGISPEVILTESKAQTTREEAVKSGALLREKGVRRILLVTGSHHMARAQRLFERAGFEVLAAPTDEVSSEASSPEGRLRLMRRTLQELLARFYYRAAGYL, encoded by the coding sequence ATGGAAGGCCTAGAGAGCCAGAGCCGCATGGACTGGGCAAGGATCTCCCGCCTCGTTGGACTGGCTGGAGTTGCACTTTTTCTGACCGCCGCCTTTACCCCACTGCCAAATATCTTAATCCGCTGGCTCGGCACGCCGGCTCGCCTTGAGTCGGCAGAGGCAATTGTCGTGCTCGGGGCCGGTGTCGAGCCGGATGGCGTGTTGGGCGATACTTCTATGCGGCGGGCGCTTGAGGGGATGGTCCTACACCGGAAGGGACTCGCCCCCCTCCTGCTCCTTTCGGGCCCTGGCCGTGGCGAGGGCCCGGCAGAGGCCGAGGTACGGGAGGAACTGGCTCGTGCGCTGGGGATCTCGCCGGAAGTGATCCTCACAGAGAGCAAGGCACAGACCACGCGGGAGGAAGCCGTCAAATCGGGGGCACTCCTTCGGGAAAAGGGTGTCCGGAGAATTCTCTTGGTGACCGGCTCGCACCATATGGCGAGGGCCCAACGGTTATTTGAGCGGGCTGGCTTTGAGGTTCTCGCGGCACCAACTGACGAAGTCTCAAGCGAGGCTTCGAGTCCCGAGGGACGCCTCCGGCTTATGCGTCGAACCCTGCAGGAGCTCCTGGCTCGATTCTATTACCGGGCGGCCGGCTACCTGTAA